A segment of the Flavobacterium azooxidireducens genome:
CTTGATAATCAATTTTCGGGTAGCAGTAGCTTCACCTTCTTTGATTTTTATCATATAAATACCCGGAGAAAGCGAAGAAACATTTAATTCTTTGGTATTAATTGTACTTTGAAGCACAACTTTTCCAAGAATATCAAAAATGGTTACTTCTTTGGCTAATGATGATTTTGAGGTGATGTACACTTTTCCGTTACTCACCGGATTAGGGTAAAAGCTAAGCCCCTCAATGGTAGTTTCCTGAGTTTTGTTGGGTTGCTGTGGCTTGTTTTCCTGAGCAGAAACTGTCAGTGAAACAAGAAAAACCGCTAAAAGAATGGTATAAAAGTAATTTTTTTTCATCTTTCCGATTTGGTTTGGTAAATGTATAAAAAATATTTCAAATAGTGTACCAAAAAAATCCCTCTTTGTTTAAAAAGAGGGATTTAGTATGTTTTATTTTGAAAAGTATTATAGTCCTACTGTCCAACCTTGAGCCCAAGTAGGGGTGGCAGTTCCATTTCCAGCTCCAGTTGCTGAAGCATTTTCAGTGTAAATGGATTCAATATTTACAGTTCCGCCTTCAGTATCTCTACCTTTCGTTTTAGTTGGAACGTTATCAAATTTTACATTTGAAGCTTTTAAAGTTCCGTCTAAAACATATCCTGTTCCTTCCGTATGTTGAACATCAAAACCTATTAAGAAGTTACTTAATACTAAATCATTAAAAGTACCTTTTGTACCAACTCTTAATTTTAAAGCTTGCGACT
Coding sequences within it:
- a CDS encoding T9SS type A sorting domain-containing protein, with the translated sequence MKKNYFYTILLAVFLVSLTVSAQENKPQQPNKTQETTIEGLSFYPNPVSNGKVYITSKSSLAKEVTIFDILGKVVLQSTINTKELNVSSLSPGIYMIKIKEGEATATRKLIIK